In Quercus robur chromosome 10, dhQueRobu3.1, whole genome shotgun sequence, a genomic segment contains:
- the LOC126701854 gene encoding probable inactive purple acid phosphatase 16 has protein sequence YFGYFCFFFGLKLYLTDCIADFLIYLGDVITANNIPIANASLYWDQAISPTKSRGIPFASVFGNHDDAPFEWPKEWFPAPEIPQLICPAVNSTHSGEEACSFRGTQRIELMKHEIEHNLRSYSSNGPKALWPSISNYVIQVSSSDDPNSPVVYLYFLDSGGGSYPQVISNAQAEWFQNKSEEINPNSRH, from the exons TATTTTGGttatttctgtttcttttttggtttaaaactcTACCTAACTGATTGCATAGCAGATTTTCTTATATACCTTGGAGATGTCATTACGGCCAACAATATACCAATTGCAAATGCCAGCTTGTACTGGGATCAGGCAATCTCTCCAACAAAATCCAGAGGTATTCCGTTTGCCAGTGTGTTTGGAAACCACGACGATGCACCATTTGAATGGCCAAAGGAGTGGTTTCCAGCCCCTGAAATTCCTCAACTTATTTGCCCAGCAGTCAACTCAACACATTCAG GAGAAGAAGCATGTAGCTTCAGAGGCACACAGCGTATTGAGCTGATGAAACATGAGATTGAGCATAATTTGCGATCTTATTCTAGCAATGGTCCTAAAGCGCTTTGGCCAAGTATATCCAACTATGTTATCCAAGTCTCATCATCAGATGATCCAAATTCACCCGTAGTATACCTGTACTTTTTAGATTCTGGTGGCGGGTCCTATCCACAAGTTATCTCAAATGCTCAAGCAGAATGGTTCCAGAACAAATCTGAAGAGATCAACCCTAACTCAAGGCATTAG